A genomic segment from Saimiri boliviensis isolate mSaiBol1 chromosome 14, mSaiBol1.pri, whole genome shotgun sequence encodes:
- the RNASEH2A gene encoding ribonuclease H2 subunit A isoform X2 has protein sequence MVYAICYCPLSRLADLEALKVADSKTLSESERERLFAKMQEDGDFVGWALDVLSPNLISTSMLGRVKYNLNSLSHDTATGLIQYALDQGVNVTQVFVDTVGMPETYQKRLQQSFPGIEVTVKAKADALYPVVSAASICAKVARDQAVKNWQFVEKLQDLDTDYGSGYPNDPKTKVWLKEHVEPVFGFPQFVRFSWRTAQTILEKEAKDVIWEDSAPEDQEGLGKITSYFLNERSRACPRASHRYFLERGLESATSL, from the exons ATGGTCTACGCAATCTGTTATTGTCCCCTGTCCCGCCTGGCAGATCTGGAGGCCCTGAAAGTGGCAG ACTCAAAGACCCTATCGGAGAGCGAGCGGGAAAGGCTTTTTGCGAAAATGCAGGAGGACGGGGACTTTGTGGGCTGGGCATTGGACGTGCTGTCtccaaacctcatctctaccagcATGCTTGGACG GGTCAAATACAATCTGAATTCCCTGTCCCATGATACAGCCACTGGGCTTATACAGTATGCATTGGACCAGGGCGTGAACGTCACTCAG GTATTTGTGGACACTGTAGGCATGCCAGAGACATACCAGAAGCGGCTGCAGCAAAGTTTTCCCGGGATTGAGGTGACAGTCAAGGCCAAAGCAGATGCCCTCTACCCCGTGGTCAGTGCTGCCAGCATCTGTGCCAAG GTGGCCCGGGACCAGGCCGTGAAGAACTGGCAGTTCGTTGAAAAACTGCAGGACCTGGATACTGATTATGGCTCAGGCTACCCCAATG ATCCCAAGACAAAAGTGTGGTTGAAGGAGCACGTGGAGCCTGTGTTTGGCTTCCCCCAGTTTGTCCGGTTTAGCTGGCGCACGGCCCAGACCATCCTGGAGAAAGAGGCGAAAGATGTTATATG GGAGGACTCAGCACCCGAGGATCAGGAGGGACTTGGGAAGATCACATCCTACTTCCTCAATGAAAGATCCCGAGCCTGTCCCCGTGCTTCCCACCGGTATTTCCTGGAGCGTGGCCTGGAGTCAGCAACCAGCCTCTAG
- the RNASEH2A gene encoding ribonuclease H2 subunit A isoform X1, with translation MDLSELERDNTGRCRLSSPVPAVCRKEPCVLGVDEAGRGPVLGPMVYAICYCPLSRLADLEALKVADSKTLSESERERLFAKMQEDGDFVGWALDVLSPNLISTSMLGRVKYNLNSLSHDTATGLIQYALDQGVNVTQVFVDTVGMPETYQKRLQQSFPGIEVTVKAKADALYPVVSAASICAKVARDQAVKNWQFVEKLQDLDTDYGSGYPNDPKTKVWLKEHVEPVFGFPQFVRFSWRTAQTILEKEAKDVIWEDSAPEDQEGLGKITSYFLNERSRACPRASHRYFLERGLESATSL, from the exons ATGGATCTCAGCGAGCTAGAGAGAGACAATACGGGCCGTTGTCGCCTGAGTTCGCCTGTGCCTGCGGTGTGCCGCAAGGAGCCTTGCGTCCTGGGTGTCGATGAGGCGGGCCGGGGCCCGGTGCTGG GCCCCATGGTCTACGCAATCTGTTATTGTCCCCTGTCCCGCCTGGCAGATCTGGAGGCCCTGAAAGTGGCAG ACTCAAAGACCCTATCGGAGAGCGAGCGGGAAAGGCTTTTTGCGAAAATGCAGGAGGACGGGGACTTTGTGGGCTGGGCATTGGACGTGCTGTCtccaaacctcatctctaccagcATGCTTGGACG GGTCAAATACAATCTGAATTCCCTGTCCCATGATACAGCCACTGGGCTTATACAGTATGCATTGGACCAGGGCGTGAACGTCACTCAG GTATTTGTGGACACTGTAGGCATGCCAGAGACATACCAGAAGCGGCTGCAGCAAAGTTTTCCCGGGATTGAGGTGACAGTCAAGGCCAAAGCAGATGCCCTCTACCCCGTGGTCAGTGCTGCCAGCATCTGTGCCAAG GTGGCCCGGGACCAGGCCGTGAAGAACTGGCAGTTCGTTGAAAAACTGCAGGACCTGGATACTGATTATGGCTCAGGCTACCCCAATG ATCCCAAGACAAAAGTGTGGTTGAAGGAGCACGTGGAGCCTGTGTTTGGCTTCCCCCAGTTTGTCCGGTTTAGCTGGCGCACGGCCCAGACCATCCTGGAGAAAGAGGCGAAAGATGTTATATG GGAGGACTCAGCACCCGAGGATCAGGAGGGACTTGGGAAGATCACATCCTACTTCCTCAATGAAAGATCCCGAGCCTGTCCCCGTGCTTCCCACCGGTATTTCCTGGAGCGTGGCCTGGAGTCAGCAACCAGCCTCTAG
- the THSD8 gene encoding thrombospondin type-1 domain-containing protein 8, producing MARTPAALVLLPLLLLLLETPAQVYQDYQYFGQQGEGDTWEQLRLQHLKEVEDSILGPWGNWRCLCDQGKQERSREVLGTTPGPVFMNPENLIQIRPCRQRDCPSCKPFDCDWRL from the exons ATGGCCCGGACCCCGGCGGCGCTGGTGCTGCTGCCTCTGCTACTCCTGTTGCTGGAGACTCCTGCGCAGGTCTACCAGGACTATCAATACTTCGGCCAGCAGGGCGAAGGTGACACCTGGGAGCAGCTGAGGCTGCAGCATCTAAAGG AAGTTGAGGACTCGATCCTTGGCCCGTGGGGAAATTGGCGGTGTCTCTGCGACCAGGGCAAGCAAGAGCGCAGCCGCGAGGTGCTAGGCACAACGCCTGGCCCGGTTTTCATGAACCCGGAGAACCTGATCCAAATACGGCCCTGCAGGCAACGGGACTGTCCATCCTGCAAACCCTTCGACTGCGACTGGAGGCTCTAA
- the PRDX2 gene encoding peroxiredoxin-2 produces the protein MASGNARIGKPAPDFKATAVVDGAFKEVKLSDYKGKYVVLFFYPLDFTFVCPTEIIAFSNRAEDFHKLGCEVLGVSVDSQFTHLAWINTPRKEGGLGPLNIPLLADVTRRLSEDYGVLKTDEGIAYRGLFVIDGKGVLRQITVNDLPVGRSVDEALRLVQAFQYTDEHGEVCPAGWKPGSDTIKPNVDDSKEYFSKHN, from the exons ATGGCCTCCGGTAACGCGCGCATCGGAAAGCCTGCCCCTGACTTCAAGGCCACAGCCGTGGTGGATGGCGCCTTCAAAGAGGTGAAACTATCGGACTACAAAG GGAAGTACGTGGTCCTGTTTTTCTACCCTCTGGACTTCACTTTTGTGTGCCCCACGGAGATCATCGCGTTCAGCAACCGTGCCGAGGACTTCCACAAGCTGGGCTGTGAAGTGCTGGGCGTCTCGGTGGACTCTCAGTTCACCCACCTGGCTTG gatCAACACCCCCCGGAAGGAGGGAGGCTTGGGCCCCCTAAACATCCCCCTGCTTGCTGATGTGACCAGACGCTTGTCTGAGGATTATGGCGTGCTGAAAACAGATGAGGGCATTGCCTACAG GGGTCTCTTTGTCATCGATGGCAAGGGTGTCCTTCGCCAGATCACTGTTAATGATTTGCCTGTGGGACGCTCCGTGGATGAGGCTCTTCGACTGGTCCAGGCCTTCCAGTACACGGACGAACATGGGGAAG TTTGTCCCGCTGGCTGGAAGCCTGGCAGTGACACGATTAAGCCCAACGTGGATGACAGCAAGGAATATTTCTCCAAACACAATTAG